A DNA window from Ahaetulla prasina isolate Xishuangbanna chromosome 7, ASM2864084v1, whole genome shotgun sequence contains the following coding sequences:
- the SSTR3 gene encoding somatostatin receptor type 3: MDNFNFSTTVAFWEENSTTSGTAFLSGNLSLASSLGLDISGVLIPLVYLIVCVVGLAGNSLVIYVVLCHSVSESVTNIYIFNLALADELFMLGLPFLAAQNALSYWPFGSFMCRLVMAVDAINQFTSIFCLTVMSIDRYLAVVHPVKSSKWRTVRVAKTVSATVWVVSSVVVLPVVVFSEVPHGMSTCHIKWPEPASVWKAGFIIYTATLGFFGPLLVICLCYLLIVVKVRSSGRKVRAVTAKRKRSERRITRMVVIVVAVFVLCWLPFYMLNIINVIWTLPEEPSLFGIYFLVVVLPYANSCTNPIIYGFLSYRFKQGFRKAILRPSRRVQNQEVAMATTADNMMEEEDGEEEEEEEMLAKVKEISKITQNGNGGQQESEPASEPGRDSEHKPNTEEPISGEKPNIVNISCL; encoded by the coding sequence ATGGACAATTTCAACTTCTCCACCACAGTGGCTTTTTGGGAAGAAAATTCAACAACTTCTGGTACAGCCTTTCTTTCTGGAAATTTATCCCTAGCTTCTAGTCTAGGCCTAGATATTAGTGGTGTCCTTATTCCTCTGGTATATCTCATTGTCTGTGTTGTAGGACTAGCTGGAAATTCTCTAGTCATTTATGTGGTTTTGTGCCATTCAGTGAGTGAATCAGTGACTAACATCTATATCTTCAACTTGGCACTGGCAGATGAACTCTTTATGCTTGGCCTACCCTTCTTGGCAGCACAAAATGCTTTATCATATTGGCCTTTTGGCTCATTTATGTGCCGTCTAgtgatggctgtggatgccataaACCAATTTACTAGTATTTTCTGCCTCACCGTGATGAGCATTGACCGCTATCTAGCTGTGGTGCACCCTGTGAAATCCTCAAAATGGCGGACAGTCCGAGTCGCTAAGACTGTCAGTGCCACTGTGTGGGTAGTCTCATCTGTGGTGGTACTGCCTGTGGTAGTGTTTTCAGAAGTCCCTCATGGTATGAGTACATGCCACATTAAATGGCCTGAGCCTGCTTCAGTATGGAAAGCTGGTTTCATCATCTACACAGCTACACTCGGCTTCTTTGGGCCACTGCTGGTAATCTGCTTGTGTTACCTGCTTATTGTTGTCAAGGTTCGTTCATCAGGCAGAAAGGTGCGAGCAGTGACAGCTAAACGCAAACGCTCTGAACGGAGGATCACACGCATGGTAGTAATTGTGGTGGCAGTCTTTGTACTCTGTTGGCTACCTTTCTATATGCTCAACATCATCAACGTCATCTGGACTTTGCCTGAGGAACCATCACTCTTTGGTATTTACTTTCTGGTTGTTGTCCTGCCCTATGCCAACAGTTGCACCAATCCTATCATCTATGGCTTCCTCTCCTATCGGTTCAAACAGGGTTTTCGCAAAGCCATCTTGAGACCCTCCCGCCGAGTGCAGAACCAAGAAGTAGCCATGGCAACAACTGCAGATAATAtgatggaggaggaagatggggaggaggaggaggaagaagaaatgttAGCTAAAGTAAAGGAGATCAGCAAGATTACCCAAAATGGTAATGGAGGACAGCAAGAGAGTGAACCTGCCAGTGAGCCAGGAAGAGACAGTGAACACAAGCCAAATACTGAAGAGCCCATAAGTGGTGAGAAGCCCAACATAGTTAACATCAGCTGTTTATAG